A stretch of Numenius arquata chromosome 11, bNumArq3.hap1.1, whole genome shotgun sequence DNA encodes these proteins:
- the CNOT6 gene encoding CCR4-NOT transcription complex subunit 6 isoform X1 yields the protein MPKEKYDPPDPRRMYTIMSSEEAANGKKSHWAELEISGKVRSLSSSLWTLTHLTALHLSDNSLSRIPSDIAKLHNLVYLDLSSNKIRSLPAELGNMVSLRELHLNNNLLRVLPFELGKLFQLQTLGLKGNPLTQDILNLYQEPDGTRRLLNYLLDNLAVSTEQPPPRSWIMLQEPDRTRPTALFSVMCYNVLCDKYATRQLYGYCPSWALNWEYRKKAIMQEILSCNADIISLQVKYILFFLFLFYSHEVETEQYYSFFLVELKERGYNGFFSPKSRARTMSEQERKHVDGCAIFFKTEKFTLVQKHTVEFNQLAMANSEGSEAMLNRVMTKDNIGVAVLLELRKELIEMSSGKPHLGMEKQLVLVANAHMHWDPDYSDVKLVQTMMFLSEVKNIIDKASRSLKPGVSGELGTIPLVLCADLNSLPDSGVVEYLSTGGVETNHKDFKELRYNESLTNFSCNGKNGTTNGRITHGFKLKSAYENGLMPYTNYTFDFKGIIDYIFYSKPQLNILGILGPLDHHWLIENNISGCPHPLIPSDHFSLFAQLELLLPFLPPVNGIHLPGRR from the exons ATGCCCAAGGAAAAGTACGATCCACCTGATCCACGGAGGATGTACACAATTATGTCCTCAGAGGAAGCAGCCAACGGAAAGAAATCACACTGGGCAGAGTTGGAAATAAGTG GGAAAGTGAGAAGCTTGAGTTCATCATTGTGGACACTGACCCATTTGACAGCTTTGCATCTCAGTGACAATTCCTTATCCCGTATTCCTTCAGACATTGCCAAGCTTCACAATCTGGTATATCTGGACCTGTCCTCTAATAAAATTCGCAGTTTACCAGCAGAGCTCGGAAACATGGTGTCACTCAG GGAACTACATTTAAATAACAACCTGTTACGAGTTTTACCTTTTGAGCTGGGAAAACTGTTCCAGTTACAGACTTTGGGTCTGAAAG GAAATCCACTTACACAGGATATTCTGAACCTTTATCAGGAACCAGATGGGACACGAAGGCTACTGAACTATTTGCTTGATAATTTGGCAG TTTCAACAGAACAACCACCTCCAAGATCTTGGATTATGTTGCAAGAACCAGACCGTACAAGACCAACAG CCTTGTTCTCTGTCATGTGTTACAACGTACTCTGTGATAAATACGCGACCCGGCAGCTGTATGGCTATTGTCCATCTTGGGCATTGAACtgggaatacagaaaaaaagccattatgcAGGAAATCCTGAGCTGCAATGCTGACATCATAAGTCTTCAGGTAAAATATAtactgttctttcttttccttttctattcccAT GAGGTTGAAACGGAACAGTACTACAGTTTTTTCCTGGTAGAACTGAAAGAACGCGGCTACAATGGATTCTTCAGTCCAAAATCTAGAGCTAGGACAATgtcagaacaggaaagaaaacatgttGATGGTTGTgcaatatttttcaaaacagaaaa ATTTACTTTGGTTCAAAAACATACTGTTGAGTTTAATCAACTAGCTATGGCAAACTCGGAAGGGTCAGAAGCGATGCTGAACAGAGTTATGACAAAAGATAACATTGGAGTTGCTGTATTGTTAGAACTGCGAAAGGAATTGATAGAAATGTCAT CTGGAAAGCCACATCTTGGGATGGAAAAGCAGCTAGTTCTTGTAGCTAATGCACATATGCATTGGGACCCAGATTATTCTGATGTGAAGCTGGTTCAGACTATGATGTTCCTGTCCGAAGTAAAGAACATTATTGATAAAGCTTCTCGTAGTCTCAAGCCTGGTGTTTCGGGAGAACTTGGAACCATTCCACTTGTACTGTGTGCGGATCTCAATTCTCTGCCAGATTCTG GTGTTGTTGAGTACTTGAGCACTGGTGGAGtggaaacaaaccacaaagatTTTAAGGAACTGAGATATAATGAAAGTCTTACTAACTTCAGCTGTAATGGGAAAAATGGAACAACAAATGGAAGAATTACACATGGTTTCAAGTTGAAGAGTGCCTATGAGAATGGTCTCATGCCTTATACAAATTACACATTTGACTTCAAG GGTATTATTGACTACATCTTCTACTCTAAACCTCAGCTAAACATACTTGGCATTCTTGGACCTTTGGATCATCATTGGTTAATAGAGAACAATATAAGTGGTTGTCCACATCCACTCATCCCTTCTGACCACTTCTCACTTTTTGCACAACTGGAGCTTTTGCTGCCTTTCCTGCCTCCTGTAAATGGAATCCATCTCCCTGGCAGGAGGTAG
- the CNOT6 gene encoding CCR4-NOT transcription complex subunit 6 isoform X3, translated as MPKEKYDPPDPRRMYTIMSSEEAANGKKSHWAELEISGKVRSLSSSLWTLTHLTALHLSDNSLSRIPSDIAKLHNLVYLDLSSNKIRSLPAELGNMVSLRELHLNNNLLRVLPFELGKLFQLQTLGLKGNPLTQDILNLYQEPDGTRRLLNYLLDNLAVSTEQPPPRSWIMLQEPDRTRPTALFSVMCYNVLCDKYATRQLYGYCPSWALNWEYRKKAIMQEILSCNADIISLQEVETEQYYSFFLVELKERGYNGFFSPKSRARTMSEQERKHVDGCAIFFKTEKFTLVQKHTVEFNQLAMANSEGSEAMLNRVMTKDNIGVAVLLELRKELIEMSSGKPHLGMEKQLVLVANAHMHWDPDYSDVKLVQTMMFLSEVKNIIDKASRSLKPGVSGELGTIPLVLCADLNSLPDSGVVEYLSTGGVETNHKDFKELRYNESLTNFSCNGKNGTTNGRITHGFKLKSAYENGLMPYTNYTFDFKGIIDYIFYSKPQLNILGILGPLDHHWLIENNISGCPHPLIPSDHFSLFAQLELLLPFLPPVNGIHLPGRR; from the exons ATGCCCAAGGAAAAGTACGATCCACCTGATCCACGGAGGATGTACACAATTATGTCCTCAGAGGAAGCAGCCAACGGAAAGAAATCACACTGGGCAGAGTTGGAAATAAGTG GGAAAGTGAGAAGCTTGAGTTCATCATTGTGGACACTGACCCATTTGACAGCTTTGCATCTCAGTGACAATTCCTTATCCCGTATTCCTTCAGACATTGCCAAGCTTCACAATCTGGTATATCTGGACCTGTCCTCTAATAAAATTCGCAGTTTACCAGCAGAGCTCGGAAACATGGTGTCACTCAG GGAACTACATTTAAATAACAACCTGTTACGAGTTTTACCTTTTGAGCTGGGAAAACTGTTCCAGTTACAGACTTTGGGTCTGAAAG GAAATCCACTTACACAGGATATTCTGAACCTTTATCAGGAACCAGATGGGACACGAAGGCTACTGAACTATTTGCTTGATAATTTGGCAG TTTCAACAGAACAACCACCTCCAAGATCTTGGATTATGTTGCAAGAACCAGACCGTACAAGACCAACAG CCTTGTTCTCTGTCATGTGTTACAACGTACTCTGTGATAAATACGCGACCCGGCAGCTGTATGGCTATTGTCCATCTTGGGCATTGAACtgggaatacagaaaaaaagccattatgcAGGAAATCCTGAGCTGCAATGCTGACATCATAAGTCTTCAG GAGGTTGAAACGGAACAGTACTACAGTTTTTTCCTGGTAGAACTGAAAGAACGCGGCTACAATGGATTCTTCAGTCCAAAATCTAGAGCTAGGACAATgtcagaacaggaaagaaaacatgttGATGGTTGTgcaatatttttcaaaacagaaaa ATTTACTTTGGTTCAAAAACATACTGTTGAGTTTAATCAACTAGCTATGGCAAACTCGGAAGGGTCAGAAGCGATGCTGAACAGAGTTATGACAAAAGATAACATTGGAGTTGCTGTATTGTTAGAACTGCGAAAGGAATTGATAGAAATGTCAT CTGGAAAGCCACATCTTGGGATGGAAAAGCAGCTAGTTCTTGTAGCTAATGCACATATGCATTGGGACCCAGATTATTCTGATGTGAAGCTGGTTCAGACTATGATGTTCCTGTCCGAAGTAAAGAACATTATTGATAAAGCTTCTCGTAGTCTCAAGCCTGGTGTTTCGGGAGAACTTGGAACCATTCCACTTGTACTGTGTGCGGATCTCAATTCTCTGCCAGATTCTG GTGTTGTTGAGTACTTGAGCACTGGTGGAGtggaaacaaaccacaaagatTTTAAGGAACTGAGATATAATGAAAGTCTTACTAACTTCAGCTGTAATGGGAAAAATGGAACAACAAATGGAAGAATTACACATGGTTTCAAGTTGAAGAGTGCCTATGAGAATGGTCTCATGCCTTATACAAATTACACATTTGACTTCAAG GGTATTATTGACTACATCTTCTACTCTAAACCTCAGCTAAACATACTTGGCATTCTTGGACCTTTGGATCATCATTGGTTAATAGAGAACAATATAAGTGGTTGTCCACATCCACTCATCCCTTCTGACCACTTCTCACTTTTTGCACAACTGGAGCTTTTGCTGCCTTTCCTGCCTCCTGTAAATGGAATCCATCTCCCTGGCAGGAGGTAG
- the CNOT6 gene encoding CCR4-NOT transcription complex subunit 6 isoform X2, which yields MPKEKYDPPDPRRMYTIMSSEEAANGKKSHWAELEISGKVRSLSSSLWTLTHLTALHLSDNSLSRIPSDIAKLHNLVYLDLSSNKIRSLPAELGNMVSLRELHLNNNLLRVLPFELGKLFQLQTLGLKGNPLTQDILNLYQEPDGTRRLLNYLLDNLAGTAKRISTEQPPPRSWIMLQEPDRTRPTALFSVMCYNVLCDKYATRQLYGYCPSWALNWEYRKKAIMQEILSCNADIISLQEVETEQYYSFFLVELKERGYNGFFSPKSRARTMSEQERKHVDGCAIFFKTEKFTLVQKHTVEFNQLAMANSEGSEAMLNRVMTKDNIGVAVLLELRKELIEMSSGKPHLGMEKQLVLVANAHMHWDPDYSDVKLVQTMMFLSEVKNIIDKASRSLKPGVSGELGTIPLVLCADLNSLPDSGVVEYLSTGGVETNHKDFKELRYNESLTNFSCNGKNGTTNGRITHGFKLKSAYENGLMPYTNYTFDFKGIIDYIFYSKPQLNILGILGPLDHHWLIENNISGCPHPLIPSDHFSLFAQLELLLPFLPPVNGIHLPGRR from the exons ATGCCCAAGGAAAAGTACGATCCACCTGATCCACGGAGGATGTACACAATTATGTCCTCAGAGGAAGCAGCCAACGGAAAGAAATCACACTGGGCAGAGTTGGAAATAAGTG GGAAAGTGAGAAGCTTGAGTTCATCATTGTGGACACTGACCCATTTGACAGCTTTGCATCTCAGTGACAATTCCTTATCCCGTATTCCTTCAGACATTGCCAAGCTTCACAATCTGGTATATCTGGACCTGTCCTCTAATAAAATTCGCAGTTTACCAGCAGAGCTCGGAAACATGGTGTCACTCAG GGAACTACATTTAAATAACAACCTGTTACGAGTTTTACCTTTTGAGCTGGGAAAACTGTTCCAGTTACAGACTTTGGGTCTGAAAG GAAATCCACTTACACAGGATATTCTGAACCTTTATCAGGAACCAGATGGGACACGAAGGCTACTGAACTATTTGCTTGATAATTTGGCAGGTACTGCAAAAAGAA TTTCAACAGAACAACCACCTCCAAGATCTTGGATTATGTTGCAAGAACCAGACCGTACAAGACCAACAG CCTTGTTCTCTGTCATGTGTTACAACGTACTCTGTGATAAATACGCGACCCGGCAGCTGTATGGCTATTGTCCATCTTGGGCATTGAACtgggaatacagaaaaaaagccattatgcAGGAAATCCTGAGCTGCAATGCTGACATCATAAGTCTTCAG GAGGTTGAAACGGAACAGTACTACAGTTTTTTCCTGGTAGAACTGAAAGAACGCGGCTACAATGGATTCTTCAGTCCAAAATCTAGAGCTAGGACAATgtcagaacaggaaagaaaacatgttGATGGTTGTgcaatatttttcaaaacagaaaa ATTTACTTTGGTTCAAAAACATACTGTTGAGTTTAATCAACTAGCTATGGCAAACTCGGAAGGGTCAGAAGCGATGCTGAACAGAGTTATGACAAAAGATAACATTGGAGTTGCTGTATTGTTAGAACTGCGAAAGGAATTGATAGAAATGTCAT CTGGAAAGCCACATCTTGGGATGGAAAAGCAGCTAGTTCTTGTAGCTAATGCACATATGCATTGGGACCCAGATTATTCTGATGTGAAGCTGGTTCAGACTATGATGTTCCTGTCCGAAGTAAAGAACATTATTGATAAAGCTTCTCGTAGTCTCAAGCCTGGTGTTTCGGGAGAACTTGGAACCATTCCACTTGTACTGTGTGCGGATCTCAATTCTCTGCCAGATTCTG GTGTTGTTGAGTACTTGAGCACTGGTGGAGtggaaacaaaccacaaagatTTTAAGGAACTGAGATATAATGAAAGTCTTACTAACTTCAGCTGTAATGGGAAAAATGGAACAACAAATGGAAGAATTACACATGGTTTCAAGTTGAAGAGTGCCTATGAGAATGGTCTCATGCCTTATACAAATTACACATTTGACTTCAAG GGTATTATTGACTACATCTTCTACTCTAAACCTCAGCTAAACATACTTGGCATTCTTGGACCTTTGGATCATCATTGGTTAATAGAGAACAATATAAGTGGTTGTCCACATCCACTCATCCCTTCTGACCACTTCTCACTTTTTGCACAACTGGAGCTTTTGCTGCCTTTCCTGCCTCCTGTAAATGGAATCCATCTCCCTGGCAGGAGGTAG